From one Sphingomonas sp. BT-65 genomic stretch:
- a CDS encoding nuclear transport factor 2 family protein produces MTPAELLDRWIAAFNAADADALAALYHDDAVNHQVANAPVAGRDAIRAMFAAEFAAAQMVCIPVNRMADGEWAAMEWQDPKGFRGCGFFHVVDGLIRMQRGYWDRLSFERLYASND; encoded by the coding sequence GTGACCCCGGCCGAGCTGCTCGACCGCTGGATCGCAGCATTCAACGCGGCCGACGCCGATGCGCTCGCCGCGCTCTACCATGACGATGCGGTCAATCATCAGGTCGCCAATGCGCCGGTCGCCGGCCGCGATGCGATCCGCGCGATGTTCGCGGCCGAATTCGCGGCGGCGCAGATGGTCTGCATCCCGGTCAACCGCATGGCCGACGGTGAGTGGGCAGCGATGGAGTGGCAGGACCCCAAGGGGTTCCGCGGTTGCGGCTTCTTCCACGTGGTCGACGGTCTCATCCGAATGCAGCGCGGCTATTGGGATCGCCTGAGCTTCGAGCGGCTCTACGCCAGCAACGACTGA
- a CDS encoding NUDIX hydrolase, with protein sequence MSLPDADAPVETVWQGKFITAKKQGRWEYVARARGIRAAVIVAIDAAGQLILVEQYRVPLGRACLELPAGLVGDETDDEPVEIAAARELEEETGYRPGRVESLGEYFSSPGMVSESFTLVRAHDLVRTGEGGGVEGEGITVHRVKLAQVPDFVADCRARGMAIDVKLLLVLGQSLLA encoded by the coding sequence GTGAGCCTCCCCGATGCCGACGCCCCGGTCGAGACCGTCTGGCAGGGCAAGTTCATCACCGCGAAGAAGCAGGGCCGCTGGGAATATGTTGCACGCGCCCGCGGTATCCGCGCCGCGGTGATCGTGGCGATCGACGCGGCGGGGCAACTGATCCTGGTCGAGCAATATCGCGTTCCGCTCGGCCGCGCCTGCCTCGAACTTCCGGCAGGGCTGGTCGGCGACGAGACCGATGACGAACCCGTGGAGATCGCGGCGGCACGCGAGCTGGAGGAGGAGACCGGCTATCGCCCGGGGCGGGTCGAATCGCTCGGCGAATATTTCTCCTCGCCCGGCATGGTCAGCGAGAGCTTCACGCTGGTGCGGGCGCATGACCTGGTCCGCACCGGCGAGGGCGGCGGGGTGGAGGGCGAGGGCATCACCGTGCATCGCGTGAAGCTCGCGCAAGTGCCCGATTTCGTCGCGGATTGCCGGGCGCGCGGGATGGCGATCGACGTCAAGCTGCTGCTGGTGCTGGGTCAGTCGTTGCTGGCGTAG